The Setaria italica strain Yugu1 chromosome IX, Setaria_italica_v2.0, whole genome shotgun sequence genome has a window encoding:
- the LOC101761872 gene encoding acyl transferase 1, which yields MVSFKARRSKPELVSPARPTPLETKALSDLDDQRTLRYYETVIAFFRSCPGCGNRPDDPAKAIKTALAEALVYYYPIAGRLREAAGEKLVVDCTAEGVVFVEADADVRLEEFGKPLLPPYPCVEELLCDAGETRAVVGKPLVLMQVTRLQCGGFVIGFHMCHNIADGFGMVQFVRSVAELARGEAVPTILPVWKRDLLTGCNPSFITHLDAAYNPSPNDLQYKSDDVMLSTPIEDMIVQYFLFGPREIASLRSHVRGSLANSATSFELLTAIMWRCRTIALDYESNQWVRLMITMNARGKWNKHTFIPRGYYGNAHFSPIVEATVNELCSQPLAHTVELVRKTKLSVTKESMKSMIHTIALTRQWPPPMMDRIYEVSDTKWIATNVTRFGWAELVGGGIPLAGDLTSKLGSDHMRCKNEDDEYSTIVSMLLPKPAMERFTNEMSVWLNKHDEKNLVILSAL from the exons ATGGTGTCCTTCAAGGCGCGTCGCAGTAAGCCCGAGCTGGTTTCACCGGCGCGGCCGACGCCACTCGAGACGAAGGCCCTCTCCGACCTCGATGACCAGCGGACTCTGCGATACTACGAGACGGTCATCGCCTTCTTCCGCAGCTGTCCTGGCTGCGGCAACAGGCCAGATGATCCAGCGAAGGCCATCAAGACGGCACTGGCGGAGGCGCTGGTGTACTACTACCCCATAGCCGGGCGGCTCAGGGAGGCCGCCGGAGAGAAGTTGGTGGTGGACTGCACGGCGGAAGGGGTTGTGTTTGTGGAGGCCGATGCGGATGTGCGGTTGGAAGAATTCGGCAAGCCTCTGTTGCCGCCGTATCCGTGTGTCGAGGAGCTCCTGTGCGATGCAGGTGAAACAAGAGCTGTGGTCGGCAAACCGCTGGTCCTCATGCAG GTTACACGGCTCCAATGTGGTGGATTTGTTATTGGATTCCATATGTGCCATAACATTGCAGATGGATTCGGTATGGTTCAGTTCGTCAGATCTGTAGCTGAATTGGCTCGTGGTGAAGCAGTGCCCACCATTTTGCCGGTTTGGAAAAGAGATCTCCTAACAGGATGCAACCCATCTTTTATCACACATTTGGACGCTGCATATAACCCATCACCAAATGACTTACAATACAAATCTGACGACGTGATGCTGTCAACTCCAATTGAGGACATGATAGTCCAGTACTTCCTCTTTGGGCCAAGGGAGATAGCAAGCCTACGAAGTCACGTAAGGGGATCCCTTGCCAATTCTGCTACATCCTTTGAACTGCTAACTGCAATCATGTGGCGATGCCGTACAATAGCTCTGGATTACGAGTCCAATCAGTGGGTTCGCCTTATGATTACTATGAATGCACGTGGCAAGTGGAATAAACATACATTCATCCCACGTGGTTACTATGGCAACGCACACTTTTCTCCCATAGTAGAAGCCACTGTTAATGAGCTGTGCAGTCAGCCTCTTGCCCACACGGTTGAGCTTGTGCGTAAAACCAAGCTCAGCGTGACAAAGGAAAGCATGAAATCAATGATACATACAATTGCACTGACACGTCAGTGGCCACCTCCGATGATGGACCGAATTTACGAGGTTTCTGATACAAAATGGATTGCCACAAATGTAACGCGGTTTGGATGGGCTGAGTTGGTCGGTGGTGGCATACCACTGGCTGGGGACCTTACTTCAAAGTTAGGAAGCGACCACATGAGATGCAAGAACGAAGATGATGAGTACTCAACCATTGTGTCCATGCTTTTGCCGAAGCCGGCCATGGAGAGGTTCACAAACGAAATGTCTGTTTGGTTGAACAAGCACGATGAGAAGAACTTAGTTATACTGAGTGCCCTCTAG